In Brachybacterium fresconis, the genomic stretch AACGGCAGCGACGTTCCAAGAGCATCGATGACCTCCCGCGCGGCTTCGGCAGTCTCCTCAGTCGCGGCCTTCCCGAGACCCGCGCTGATCGGGGCAAGCAGCCCCTTGATGAGAGTGACGCCCCGGCGCACGATGCCCTGATCGGGCTCGGACTTGACCACTTCCTGGAGGACGAGGTTGGCGTTCTCGCGAAGCTCGGCCCCGTCGGTCTCATCAAGCTGAAAACTCGACAGGCTCGCCAGAATGTCGGTGAGCAGCTGCGCGAGCTGCTCGTAGCCAGGAGCCACCTGCTCGCTGTGCTCCTGAGTCTGCGTGACGTTCTGGTTGTCCCATGCGAGCTGGGCGTGGTCGCCGTTCACAGTGACGACCGGTCCGTTGTAGTTATTGACCGTCGTAGCCGCCGGCAGCGAGACGGCACTGTGCTCAGCCTGCAGCGGCACTCGGACAGGGTTCTTGGCGAACTCGCGCTCGATCTCGCGCGACATCTTCCGTATCGCCTGCTTGTTGATCTTGAACCCGTTCGCCATCCTGCACCGCTTCCATATCGCCGACTGTCACCCTCTAGGATCTCACGCGAGCCTCACCAGCTCGCCGAGGACGCTCTTCCGTTCGCCGGATGTCAGGAGTATTTTGGGTTGTAGGTGGCCTCTACCTGCTTGACCATCGCCGGACGCGGTGGGACGACCAGACGGCTTCGGCCGGAGCGGTCCTTCTTGATTCCTTGTCGCCGGAGACGAGGAGAGGACTGCGCTCATGTTCCGCCTGATCTTGACCGCCAGCGTCCACACCCGCTACTTCCTGCGCCGCTGCATGCCCACGAACATCCTGCTCGATGCGATCCGCACGCGCCGCGGCCTCAAGTGGGGTGTCCCGGCGATGCTGCTGGCCGTCCCCTACCTGTACGTGGCGGGCATCCTGAGAGTGCTGATCGAGGATGGCGGACCGGGCTGGCTGCATGTGCTGGTACTGGTGTGCGTCTGGAACGCGATGAAGTTCGCGATCATGGGCCCAGTCAGTCTCGTCCTGTTGCTCCGCGTCCGGGCCGCGGAGTGGCGGGATCGCCGGGTCTCACGCCTTCCCGTCGTCGCGGCGTAACCGCCCCCACGTACCCGCCTCTGACGGGTGCCGTGCACCTTCTCCACGTCATCCGACCGAGAAGGAACCCAGATCATGTCCGCGACCACCGACCTGGCCCACGACGAGCGCACCGCGCGCATGCTGCTGTCGATCCTTGCCGAGCCGGATGATCCCGTCACCGGACGTGTCCTCGTCCGCGTCGGTGCGGTCGAGACACTGCGCCTCGTCGACGACGAGGCCGCAGTCCCAGGGTTGAACCGTGTGGAGGCCGCGATGTGGCGTGACCGCCTGGCGCTAGCGCATCGGCTGGAAGATGTCGCGGAGCGGATGCACGGCATCGAGCAGAGTGGCTTCACCGTGCTGATACCGGGTGACGAGCACTGGCCGAAGGCCCTCGCAGACCTCGGTGATCGCACCCCGTACGTGCTGTGGGCACGAGGCGCGACGTCTTTCTTCGCACGTCCGATGGAGGACTTCGTGACGATCACCGGCGCGCGAGCATCGACTTCCTACGGACAACACATGGCTGGTGAGCTGGCCGCCGATCTCGCCGGTGCTGAGCGTGTAGTGGTCGCCGGGGGCGCATATAGGATCGAGGGCGCGGCGCACCGTTCTGCGCTGGCTGCGGGCGGGGACACGGTCGCGGTACTGGCCGGTGGCGTCGACCGCCCCTACCCGTCCGGTCACCGGGAACTGCTGGACCGTGTCGCAGACGTCGGCCTGCTGATGAGCGAGATGCCGCCGGGCGCAGCCCCAACGCGGCATCGGTTCCTGGCCCGCGGACGACTCTTGGCGGCTCTGTCCGACGCCAGCGTCGTCGTCGAAGCAGGAGTGCGCTCAGGCTCACTCCGTGTCGCGGCCGAAGCTCGCGTGCTGGGTCGCGGCGTCGGCGCGGTGCCTGGCCCGGTGACCTCAGTGACGAGCGCGGGACCGCACATGATGCTGCGCGATGGGACAGCTCGTGTCGTCACGAATGCCACGGACGTCGAGCACCTGACACGTCGCCCATCGGAACATGGGATCGAACGTTCGGAGCTGGGCCCCGAGTTCTCCCGCTCGCCGAGACCGAGCGCGCCCGGACAGACGCGATCCATGTAGGAACCCCTACCGACGTTCCCTGAGCTGAGTCCCCGCACTCGGACCAGTCGGTGGGAGGCCCTCTTCTCTGCGCGGGAACCGGCCTACAAGCCTCGTCCAGGGGTGATCCGTTGTGCGGGTCGCCGCTCCGGGGCCGGGCTCGGCTGAGTGTTGAGTGCGCGAAGTGCTGTTTCGGCGCGGGCGCGGTCGATCTTCTGAGCGACTGAATCGGGTGAGGCGCCGACAGGAGTGGTGTCGGTGATGGTGTACCGGTCGCGGTAGGCCGCGATCACCCGTGCGCGCCGCCGCCAGAGACGTTTCCCGGGTGCGTCGTTCGGCATCGGTCCGAGCGCGCCGGTCCAGGGCGCGTTGTCTTGCAAAGCGGTGGCGAGGACGGCATCGGCTCGGGCTTCGATGAGTCGGTGGCGCTCGTCCAGGGCGTCGCGCATGTCCCGACTCATGGGGCCGTCGGCGTGTGGGATGAGGCCGGCGATGAGGCGCGGAGCCTTACGGTTGCGCCCGGAGCCAGCTGGGCGGGCAGTCGCCCGAGCGAGGCGGTGGTGGATGACAGAGGCGACGTCGTCGGCGTCCTCGAATCCTCGCGCCCGGACGAGGCGTGGCAGGAGCCGGTCGATGTCGTGGTGGTTGGCCTCGGCGCGGCGCAGTTCAGCGGCGAGGGCGCCGAAGGCTTCGGAGTCGATGACGGCCTCGGCCTGGTCGCCCGTGAGTCCACTGGTGCGGATGAGGTTGACCCACCGGTCGTGCTGGGTGGCTGCGGCGATGGTCTCGTACTCGGCGGCGAGCTGTGCGATCGACCCCCAGGTCTCCTGCTCGGCGGTGATGGTCTCGTGGGCGGAGCGTTCGGCACCGACATGCTGGAGCACTCCGAACAGCACCGATCGGGCGGTGGCGTCGGGGTTGTCCGAGGGGTGTGGGGTGGCGTGGTCGTCGGGGCGGTTCAGGACCACGTACGCCTGATTCGACTGGCGTCCGCGGGTCATGGCGACGTAGAGGTTCTCCCGCGTCGTCGTCGGCTCGACCAAGACGTGGGAGGTATCGGTGGTGATGCCCTGTGCACGGTGCGCTGTGACGGCGTAGCCGAGGTCGACGTGCTCGGCCACGTAGTCGGCCGGGAGCACGATCGCCCCGAACCGGCGGCCGGTCTTGCGGATCGTGATCGACCCGTCATCGCGCACATCTGTCACCTGCCAGGTCTCACCGTTGCGCACCCAATCCCGGCCCGTGCCCGTGCGCAGACGTCGGTCGTTGCGGCGGGTGATGATCGTGTCCCCGACCCCCGCCCGGGTGCCCTCAGCCAGAGTCACCTCGCGAGTCTGGGTGATGCGGCCTTCGAGGATAAGGTCGGCGCGGGCGCGGGCGTTGAGCGCGGTCACGTCCTCCCGTGTTTCGGCGATCAGCACCGACACCTGCCCGGCGTCTCGGTCGGCCCGCCACGCGGCGTAGGCGGCATCGATCATCCCCTCGCCGTCGCCATCGGTAATGCGGCCATGACCCGCGTAGGTGTCGATCACAAGGGTGCGGCCGTGCCGCAGGTCCAGGGAGGCGGTCTTCTCCCACTCGTGGATGAACCGATGCACGTCCACCAGCTCCGGCGCATCATCGTGGCGGTCGGCCACGAGCATCCCGAACGCCCCACCGGCATCCACGGATTGCAGTTGTCCGTAGTCGCCGACCAGCAGCACCTTCGCGCCCGCCTGCGCCGCCAGGGCAGTGATGCGGTCCAGCGAGAGGGTGCCGGCCAGTGATGCTTCGTCGATGATGACCAACTGGCCCGCCTTGAACGTGCCGCCGCGGGTGAGGTGGTTCTGCCACCACTTCGCCGTGTTCTCCGTGGCGATCCCGAGGTCATCACCCAGCACCTGCGCCGCCACCGCGGACGGTGCCAGCCCGACCACGGAACCGGCGCCGTGCTGTTTCTCCCACGCCCGCCGCAACGCGTTCATCGCCGTGGTCTTCCCCGCTCCGGCAGGGCCGACCAGCACGTCCAGCACCCGCCCCGAGACCGCGATCGTGGTGAGCGCGTCAGCCTGATCCGCCCCGAGTACCCGGCCCTGCCGGTCTGGCTTCGCGGCGATCCGCTCGACCGTCTCGACGTCGACGGTGGGGCCGGTGCGGGTGCCGGCCAGGTGGAGGAGGCGGTCTTCGGCTTCCAGCAGCATGGTCGAAGAGAACACCGTCGAATGCCGCGGACGAAACACGCTCGTGCCATCCTGACGGCGGAACGCGACCGGGCTCGAGGCCAGCTCCGGCGGCGTCAACCGCAGCGAGGCCTGCTCGGCGGCATCCGCGATCATCGCGACGATCGCTTCCCGGTCCTGCACACTGGCGAACCGCCAGCCCATCGACTGCCGGCTCGCTTCCGCGTGGAGGTTCCAGCGCCGCCAGGTCGACCGCTTCTCACCGACGACCTCGACGACGGTCTGCCCGAGTTCGGCGATCACCTCCAACGGCACGTCGTCGGCGCGCAGGGGCCGGGCCGCTTGGGTCTGGGTGATGCGGCTGGCCCATCCGGTGGCGTCTTCACCGAGCACGTGGGTGGCGCGGTCGCGCCAGCCGGCGGTGAGGTCGGCCAGCGAGTGCACGTCCTTGTCCGGCCGGGTCGCGAGCGTCGCTTGGGCTCTCAGCCGCACGATCGTCCTTGCGGAGGGGCGGCGGCCGTGTTCGGCAACGTAGGCGGCGATGAGCCGGTCGGCTTC encodes the following:
- a CDS encoding sulfate permease, which codes for MFRLILTASVHTRYFLRRCMPTNILLDAIRTRRGLKWGVPAMLLAVPYLYVAGILRVLIEDGGPGWLHVLVLVCVWNAMKFAIMGPVSLVLLLRVRAAEWRDRRVSRLPVVAA
- a CDS encoding DNA-processing protein DprA; translation: MSATTDLAHDERTARMLLSILAEPDDPVTGRVLVRVGAVETLRLVDDEAAVPGLNRVEAAMWRDRLALAHRLEDVAERMHGIEQSGFTVLIPGDEHWPKALADLGDRTPYVLWARGATSFFARPMEDFVTITGARASTSYGQHMAGELAADLAGAERVVVAGGAYRIEGAAHRSALAAGGDTVAVLAGGVDRPYPSGHRELLDRVADVGLLMSEMPPGAAPTRHRFLARGRLLAALSDASVVVEAGVRSGSLRVAAEARVLGRGVGAVPGPVTSVTSAGPHMMLRDGTARVVTNATDVEHLTRRPSEHGIERSELGPEFSRSPRPSAPGQTRSM
- the mobF gene encoding MobF family relaxase, encoding MTVSMRVMSAGDGYKYLLRTIAAADGDRSLSTPLTRYYTEEGTPPGNWMGLALPGLGDGQIGAGDQVSEAQLQLLIGMGRDPITGKPLGRAFPRYVSVADRISKRVKGLDPALGMGERAEQVAQIEAEETERGNRRAVAGFDYTFSVPKSVSVLWGVADAGTQALIAQAHHDAVAEVLEFMEREVAATRTGYTAADGAVAQVDVTGLVATAFDHYDSRSSDPQLHTHVVVSNKVQTALDGRWRSLDGRPMHAAVVALSEHYNAVLADRLTGMLGLGWEARDRGRDRNPAWEIVGVGEELIEEFSTRSHDIDAEADRLIAAYVAEHGRRPSARTIVRLRAQATLATRPDKDVHSLADLTAGWRDRATHVLGEDATGWASRITQTQAARPLRADDVPLEVIAELGQTVVEVVGEKRSTWRRWNLHAEASRQSMGWRFASVQDREAIVAMIADAAEQASLRLTPPELASSPVAFRRQDGTSVFRPRHSTVFSSTMLLEAEDRLLHLAGTRTGPTVDVETVERIAAKPDRQGRVLGADQADALTTIAVSGRVLDVLVGPAGAGKTTAMNALRRAWEKQHGAGSVVGLAPSAVAAQVLGDDLGIATENTAKWWQNHLTRGGTFKAGQLVIIDEASLAGTLSLDRITALAAQAGAKVLLVGDYGQLQSVDAGGAFGMLVADRHDDAPELVDVHRFIHEWEKTASLDLRHGRTLVIDTYAGHGRITDGDGEGMIDAAYAAWRADRDAGQVSVLIAETREDVTALNARARADLILEGRITQTREVTLAEGTRAGVGDTIITRRNDRRLRTGTGRDWVRNGETWQVTDVRDDGSITIRKTGRRFGAIVLPADYVAEHVDLGYAVTAHRAQGITTDTSHVLVEPTTTRENLYVAMTRGRQSNQAYVVLNRPDDHATPHPSDNPDATARSVLFGVLQHVGAERSAHETITAEQETWGSIAQLAAEYETIAAATQHDRWVNLIRTSGLTGDQAEAVIDSEAFGALAAELRRAEANHHDIDRLLPRLVRARGFEDADDVASVIHHRLARATARPAGSGRNRKAPRLIAGLIPHADGPMSRDMRDALDERHRLIEARADAVLATALQDNAPWTGALGPMPNDAPGKRLWRRRARVIAAYRDRYTITDTTPVGASPDSVAQKIDRARAETALRALNTQPSPAPERRPAQRITPGRGL